One part of the Huiozyma naganishii CBS 8797 chromosome 13, complete genome genome encodes these proteins:
- the PPQ1 gene encoding protein-serine/threonine phosphatase (similar to Saccharomyces cerevisiae PPQ1 (YPL179W); ancestral locus Anc_6.172) has translation MRRKRSPSNSNHNFAAANSNSASSNSSSNNNQSSATGTDDLNANEPNDPDDSRSTPTIINNIAGINNTKNNDVSAASTVKNVNNKRSASPDLATKSSSHNEGQEGSLKELASPSSKAKVFPFAIPKVVRDPRPSISTTVAMATPVPTSASASSSAYMDSAGSTPFSSVLSSSSSVSSSSASYMRFNGFVPSSSSSSSASASSLTFSLKGKISPNLNRLSGGNSSPTIGSQSKASGKRSVFLKRYPHDRNSKEGVHLDDMIAKLIQLNERMVSAPSASSKSKRSASFPFHTWEIQLICSQVREVFLNQPTLLKLQSPIKIVGDIHGQFNDLLRIFKLSGDPRDTNYLFLGDYVDRGKQSLETIMLLFCYKLKYRDNFFMLRGNHESANITKMYGFYDECKRRKSTKLWRNFVDVFNCLPIAAVIQDKIFCVHGGISPELNNLKQITNVARPTDIPENGLVTDLLWSDPDQSVANWTENDRGVSYTFSKKNVLDFCSKFKFDLIIRGHMVVEDGYEFFARKKFVTVFSAPNYCGQFGNWGAVLSISTGLICSFELLKPHSIKKKAG, from the coding sequence ATGAGGAGAAAGCGGAGCCCGTCCAACTCTAATCATAATTTTGCAGCTGCTAATTCGAATTCTGCAAGttcaaacagcagcagcaacaacaaccaatCCAGCGCCACAGGGACCGATGACCTCAACGCTAACGAACCAAATGACCCCGATGATAGTAGGTCTACGCCTACTATAATCAATAACATCGCCGGTATTAACAATACTAAAAATAATGACGTATCAGCCGCTTCGACTGTAAAGAACGTCAATAACAAGAGATCCGCGTCGCCGGATCTCGCCACAAAATCGTCTTCTCACAATGAAGGTCAGGAGGGGTCCCTGAAAGAGCTGGCCTCCCCATCGTCAAAGGCTAAAGTGTTCCCTTTCGCCATACCGAAGGTAGTAAGGGACCCCAGACCTTCCATATCCACCACTGTGGCAATGGCCACTCCAGTTCCAACTTCTGCGTCCGCTTCCTCGTCAGCGTATATGGACTCTGCTGGGTCGACACCGTTTTCCTCGGTGCTctcgtcatcttcctctgtGTCAAGTTCGTCCGCTTCGTATATGCGGTTCAATGGATTTGTGCCGTCCTCGtcttcgtcctcttccGCGTCCGCGTCGTCGTTGACTTTCTCTCTAAAAGGGAAAATCTCGCCGAATTTGAACAGGCTCAGCGGTGGAAACTCGTCTCCAACTATCGGCTCTCAAAGTAAAGCTAGTGGTAAGAGATCtgtgttcttgaagagatACCCACACGATAGAAACTCCAAAGAGGGTGTTCACCTCGACGATATGATTGCGAAACTGATTCAATTGAACGAAAGAATGGTTTCCGCGCCATCCGCATCGTCGAAATCAAAAAGATCAGCAAGTTTCCCCTTCCACACATGGGAGATCCAACTGATTTGTTCACAAGTGAGAGAGGTGTTCCTGAATCAGCCCACGCTTTTGAAGTTGCAATCTCCAATAAAGATCGTAGGTGATATACACGGTCAGTTCAACGACCTGTTACGGATTTTCAAGTTGAGTGGGGACCCTCGCGACACAAATTACTTGTTCCTTGGTGACTACGTCGATAGGGGTAAACAATCTCTCGAGACTATCATGTTGCTCTTCTGTTACAAGTTGAAGTACAGGGACAATTTTTTCATGCTCAGAGGTAACCACGAATCGGCAAACATCACCAAGATGTACGGTTTCTACGACGAGTGTAAGAGAAGGAAGTCTACCAAGCTCTGGAGAAATTTCGTCGATGTGTTCAACTGTCTGCCCATTGCAGCCGTCATTCAGGACAAGATCTTCTGCGTTCATGGAGGTATCTCTCCCgaattgaacaacttgaagCAGATCACAAACGTCGCTAGACCAACTGATATACCAGAGAACGGTCTCGTCACGGACCTACTTTGGAGTGACCCTGATCAATCGGTTGCAAATTGGACTGAGAACGATAGAGGTGTCTCTTacactttctccaagaaaaatgTACTGGATTTCTGTTCCAAATTCAAGTTCGATTTGATCATTAGGGGGCACATGGTCGTGGAGGACGGGTACGAGTTTTTCGCAAGGAAGAAGTTTGTGACCGTTTTCAGCGCGCCGAACTACTGTGGTCAATTCGGCAATTGGGGTGCTGTGCTGAGCATCAGCACTGGACTTATATGCAGTTTTGAGCTTCTGAAGCCGCATTCGATCAAGAAAAAGGCTGGCTGA
- the CUP9 gene encoding Cup9p (similar to Saccharomyces cerevisiae TOS8 (YGL096W) and CUP9 (YPL177C); ancestral locus Anc_6.170) — protein sequence MCQKHGVRVRKRSQQHTCFIALVSRTPTAAEWPFLCLCAIRAHALQAHTPVLTPFPLAHRFRPQHTFARLLAGWLTQMFNQVRLPPIKTLLDSIERDPDTGNVIPSVVPSVVPRPVLKPTLSQFTPLQGGSKQAVVQLPRPPAVDQGTHPRPGPVPSPQQQQQRGEKCGGSSGRDRKQSRYNLPKDTVLILNRWLLDHLHNPYPTSQEKRELLIKTGLSKIQLSNWFINVRRRKVFSDYYSLANSSDGAAVDPRNIPHRVSDDHQGKEFIQGGVKMPTTRRKKLLDRLNELKKNTRGI from the coding sequence ATGTGCCAAAAGCACGGTGTCCGCGTGCGGAAAAGGAGTCAACAGCACACCTGCTTTATCGCGCTCGTATCGCGCACTCCCACGGCTGCAGAGTGGCCCTTTTTGTGTCTCTGCGCTATAAGAGCGCACGCTCTGCAGGCGCACACGCCTGTCTTGACACCTTTTCCTCTTGCCCACCGGTTCCGCCCACAACACACATTCGCTCGCTTGCTGGCTGGCTGGCTCACCCAGATGTTCAACCAGGTCAGACTTCCGCCTATAAAGACCCTGCTGGACTCCATAGAGAGGGATCCAGACACGGGGAACGTAATACCCAGCGTGGTGCCCAGCGTGGTGCCCAGACCAGTGCTAAAACCAACGCTCTCACAGTTCACGCCACTGCAGGGGGGTAGCAAGCAGGCGGTCGTTCAGTTGCCCAGACCGCCCGCTGTCGACCAGGGGACGCACCCGCGCCCAGGTCCAGTGCCCTcaccgcagcagcagcaacaacgtGGGGAGAAATGCGGGGGCTCTTCGGGCAGGGACAGGAAACAGTCCCGCTACAACCTCCCAAAGGACACAGTGCTCATCCTCAACAGGTGGCTTCTCGACCACCTGCACAACCCGTACCCGACTTCCCAGGAGAAGAGGGAACTGCTCATCAAGACGGGGCTCTCCAAGATACAGTTGTCCAACTGGTTCATAAACGTGCGCAGGCGCAAAGTGTTCAGCGACTACTACTCCCTCGCGAACTCGTCGGACGGCGCAGCCGTCGACCCGCGCAATATCCCGCACCGCGTCTCAGACGACCACCAGGGGAAGGAGTTCATACAGGGCGGGGTCAAGATGCCCACcacaagaagaaagaaactgctCGATAGACTCAACGAGCTCAAGAAGAACACAAGAGGCATTTGA
- the ARO4 gene encoding 3-deoxy-7-phosphoheptulonate synthase ARO4 (similar to Saccharomyces cerevisiae ARO4 (YBR249C); ancestral locus Anc_6.168), producing MAHTPAFDANLASTPVDSAAEDVRILGYDPLVSPALLQVQVPATATCLETAKRGRRESVEIISGRDDRVLVIVGPCSVHDLGAAQEYATRLKRLSDELKGDLLIVMRAYLEKPRTTVGWKGLINDPDVDNTFNINKGLQVARQLFVNLTDLGLPIGSEMLDTISPQYLADLVSFGAIGARTTESQLHRELASGLSFPIGFKNGTDGTLGVAIDACQAASHSHHFMGVTKHGVAAITTTRGNENCFVILRGGKKGTNYDAESVAAAKAALPEGSNGLMIDYSHGNSNKDFRNQPKVNDAVCEQIAAGERVIVGVMIESNINEGAQKVPAEGGKAALKYGVSITDACISWETTEDVLRKLAGAVRQRREKNKK from the coding sequence ATGGCACACACTCCCGCATTCGACGCCAACTTGGCCTCCACGCCCGTCGACTCCGCCGCTGAGGACGTTAGGATCCTTGGGTACGACCCGCTGGTCTCGCCCGCGCTGCTGCAAGTGCAGGTCCCCGCGACGGCGACCTGCCTCGAGACCGCAAAGCGCGGCAGGAGAGAGTCTGTAGAGATCATCTCCGGGAGGGACGACAGGGTGCTCGTCATCGTCGGCCCCTGCTCCGTGCACGACCTGGGTGCCGCGCAGGAGTACGCGACCCGGTTGAAGAGACTGTCAGACGAGCTCAAGGGGGACTTGCTCATCGTGATGCGTGCGTACCTCGAGAAACCAAGGACCACGGTCGGGTGGAAGGGCCTCATCAACGACCCGGACGTcgacaacactttcaacatcaacaagGGGCTGCAAGTCGCTAGGCAGCTGTTCGTGAACCTCACGGACCTGGGGTTGCCCATCGGGTCGGAGATGCTAGACACCATCTCCCCACAGTACCTCGCTGACCTTGTCTCCTTCGGTGCCATTGGCGCGAGAACGACCGAGTCGCAGCTCCACAGAGAGTTGGCCTCAGGGCTATCGTTCCCTATCGGGTTCAAGAACGGCACGGACGGGACGCTCGGTGTCGCCATCGACGCATGCCAGGCTGCATCCCACTCGCACCACTTCATGGGGGTCACCAAGCACGGTGTTGCCGCAATCACCACCACTAGAGGTAACGAGAACTGTTTCGTCATCCTGCGTGGTGGGAAGAAGGGCACCAACTACGACGCGGAGAGTGTCGCCGCAGCAAAGGCCGCCCTCCCAGAGGGGTCCAACGGGCTCATGATCGATTACTCCCACGGGAACTCCAACAAGGACTTCCGCAACCAACCCAAAGTCAACGACGCTGTCTGTGAGCAGATCGCCGCGGGCGAGCGTGTCATCGTCGGTGTCATGATCGAATCCAACATCAACGAGGGCGCCCAGAAAGTGCCCGCGGAGGGCGGCAAAGCCGCGCTCAAGTACGGTGTCTCCATCACGGACGCCTGCATCTCCTGGGAGACCACCGAGGACGTCCTGCGCAAACTCGCGGGCGCCGTCAGACAGAGAagggagaagaacaagaagtaG